A DNA window from Acropora palmata chromosome 12, jaAcrPala1.3, whole genome shotgun sequence contains the following coding sequences:
- the LOC141860120 gene encoding shaker-related potassium channel tsha2-like: MTAEKRKRITLNIRGCRFETFQTTLEEFPDTLLGSEEKRQRFYDPRADEYYLERDKYAFDAILFYYQSRGILSRPSTISANDFDEELKFYEIVGCQAPGQAEIRSEDRMPAKEWQRTLWQLLEYPESSKQAGLFSKLSMAVIVLSVVVFCAETMDVGKSLSSSNVTNNTSLLEAVANKEMSKRPRLWFLIDTCIVTWFCAEYVARLVSAPDKIKFIFSCLALIDVAAILPFFLSLILGEGYTPALSFTIMRIFRLLRVVRLLKLTRYVAALRILGNTVHSCQEQLLALLFLILVSVILFSSSIYYIENEKNADQFYSIPASFWWTIITMTTVGYGDMAPITPLGRIVGAICAVFGVVVMVCLPSPVFISSFNEIYMQYVNTLKKNEEMDNTKKLEVTTNGIKSSNELTLTRSHNRTPVHKAMEFSTTTLV; encoded by the coding sequence ATGACTGCAGAAAAGAGGAAGCGCATAACGCTTAATATCCGCGGATGCCGatttgaaacttttcaaacaacgCTGGAAGAATTTCCTGATACTCTGCTGGGATCTGAGGAGAAGAGGCAAAGATTCTATGATCCTCGAGCCGACGAGTATTACCTAGAGAGAGACAAATATGCTTTTGATGCAATTCTATTTTACTACCAGTCCAGAGGCATCTTGTCTCGGCCTTCGACGATTTCAGCCAATGACTTCGACGAAGAACTTAAATTTTACGAGATCGTAGGATGTCAAGCTCCTGGACAAGCTGAGATAAGGAGTGAAGATCGAATGCCTGCCAAGGAATGGCAAAGAACTCTCTGGCAACTTCTGGAGTACCCTGAATCCTCTAAACAGGCAGGTCTTTTTTCTAAGCTCTCTATGGCTGTGATCGTGTTAtctgttgttgtgttttgtgCGGAAACTATGGACGTGGGGAAATCTTTGTCTTCGTCTAATGTCACAAACAATACTTCATTGTTGGAAGCCGTGGCGAACAAAGAAATGTCGAAAAGGCCAAGACTGTGGTTCCTCATCGACACGTGTATAGTAACGTGGTTTTGCGCGGAATATGTCGCTCGTCTCGTGTCAGCACCTGACAAAATCAAATTCATCTTTTCCTGTCTGGCGCTTATCGACGTGGCAGCTATACTtccgttttttctttctttaattctGGGCGAAGGCTACACACCAGCCCTTTCATTTACCATTATGAGGATTTTTCGACTCTTAAGAGTTGTTCGCCTGTTAAAGCTCACTCGATACGTCGCAGCTCTTAGAATTCTGGGAAATACTGTCCATTCGTGCCAAGAACAACTTCTCgctttgctttttctcatacTTGTATCAGTTATTCTTTTCTCCAGTAGCATTTATTACATTGAAAACGAGAAAAATGCGGATCAGTTTTACAGTATTCCGGCCTCGTTTTGGTGGACTATCATCACCATGACAACGGTCGGCTACGGTGACATGGCACCAATTACCCCCTTGGGTAGGATAGTGGGGGCAATTTGCGCTGTTTTTGGAGTTGTAGTGATGGTATGTCTTCCCAGCCCAGTGTTTATTTCCAGCTTTAATGAAATATACATGCAGTACGTTAATACgctgaagaaaaatgaagaaatggaTAACACAAAGAAACTCGAGGTCACGACAAACGGAATAAAAAGTTCCAATGAATTAACGCTGACAAGAAGTCATAATCGAACGCCGGTCCATAAAGCCAtggaattttcaacaactacACTTGTATGA
- the LOC141860119 gene encoding potassium voltage-gated channel protein Shaker-like, producing MLKAYNTGFTGLQTPRLRRLRSKAPCFVPAYSSPRIIINVSGMRYETYEETLENYPETLLGSPTRRNEYYNAIRDEYVFARDVPSFDAILFFYQSRGILAKPDDVSEETFLAEVEFYGLLSKYYADNMDQLKASQDEIEIAILPQNPHKRKLWLWFEYPRSSQAARRLAIWSILVIVVSTIIFCIETLPGLQIKPRVFNSHHHSNNNVISRPSRVANDKGIVDYWFIMEAIFVAWFTFEYFVRLYSAPSLLNFVKSAMGILDVFAIFPFYLTLALQESTNEVRSFAVVRAIRLFRVLRVFKLSRYSNAIKLLVNTVYSSLEQLKSLGLCFVVAVVIFSSAIYYAEGNSNFPSIPDSFWWTVITMTSVGYGDMTPTTPVGKFVGSFCAMCGVVFFCLPTPVLVSNFIKFYANYGTVSEKKKAFVENLKELFLNGKS from the coding sequence ATGCTAAAAGCTTACAACACTGGTTTTACGGGACTACAGACTCCGCGCCTTCGGAGACTTCGCAGCAAAGCGCCGTGCTTTGTTCCCGCATACAGCAGCCCACGAATTATCATCAACGTCAGCGGTATGCGCTACGAGACTTACGAAGAGACTCTCGAGAATTATCCGGAAACACTGCTCGGTTCTCCGACGCGGCGAAACGAGTACTACAATGCAATACGCGATGAGTATGTGTTCGCCCGAGACGTGCCATCGTTtgacgccattttgtttttctatcaGTCGCGTGGTATTTTGGCCAAACCGGACGATGTTAGCGAAGAAACGTTTCTAGCCGAAGTTGAATTCTACGGTTTACTCTCCAAATATTATGCCGACAACATGGACCAATTGAAAGCATCGCAGGACGAAATCGAAATCGCGATTTTACCACAAAATCCTCACAAACGGAAACTATGGTTGTGGTTTGAGTACCCACGGTCTTCTCAAGCTGCGCGGAGGTTGGCTATTTGGTCCATTCTTGTCATTGTCGTTTCAaccattatcttttgcatCGAAACCTTGCCGGGATTACAAATCAAACCTCGCGTCTTTAACTCTcatcaccatagcaacaataACGTCATAAGTAGGCCTTCACGAGTCGCAAACGATAAAGGCATCGTAGATTATTGGTTCATCATGGAAGCCATTTTTGTCGCCTGGTTTACATTCGAATATTTCGTCCGCTTGTATTCCGCGCCttctcttttgaattttgtcaaATCTGCTATGGGAATCCTGGAcgtatttgccatttttccattttaccTGACTTTAGCGCTTCAAGAAAGCACGAACGAGGTTCGTTCTTTCGCGGTTGTCCGAGCTATACGACTTTTTCGCGTGCTGCGCGTTTTCAAACTATCGAGATATAGCAATGCCATTAAGCTCCTTGTCAATACTGTGTATTCCAGTTTAGAGCAGTTGAAATCTTTGGGACTTTGCTTCGTCGTAGCAGTAGTCATATTCTCCAGTGCGATTTATTACGCCGAAGGAAACTCAAACTTTCCGAGCATTCCCGATTCGTTCTGGTGGACGGTGATTACAATGACGAGTGTGGGTTACGGTGACATGACCCCCACCACCCCTGTAGGGAAATTTGTCGGGAGTTTTTGTGCCATGTGTGGGgtagtgtttttttgtcttccaACACCTGTGCTGGTATCAAACTTTATCAAATTCTATGCCAACTACGGAACAGTTagtgaaaagaagaaagcCTTCGTTGAAAACCTTAAAGAATTATTTCTTAATGGGAAGTCATAG
- the LOC141860201 gene encoding neo-calmodulin-like: protein MSGKSLFCSDVPDVVIKSNFEKYDKDGSNVLEKNEMLAMLRDLGLDEKQAEVCFMMIDKDGSTSVSKHEFMEWFKSGEGVKFVDDQERYAFVRGVADAFKLYDRDASGTIDRDEFRALLATGGKDWQSRSEEEIEKALRNVDKDGSGTVSFPEFLAWMDSFKA, encoded by the coding sequence ATGTCtggaaaaagtcttttctgCAGCGATGTCCCTGATGTCGTTATAAAAAgcaactttgaaaaatacgATAAAGATGGCAGCAATGTATTGGAGAAGAACGAGATGCTGGCAATGTTACGTGATTTGGGATTGGACGAAAAACAAGCAGAGGTTTGTTTCATGATGATAGACAAAGATGGAAGCACTTCTGTCTCCAAACACGAGTTCATGGAGTGGTTTAAATCAGGCGAAGGGGTCAAGTTTGTCGACGATCAAGAACGCTACGCATTTGTCCGAGGAGTTGCCGACGCGTTCAAGCTCTACGATCGTGATGCGAGCGGCACAATCGACAGAGACGAGTTCCGAGCGTTGTTAGCTACTGGTGGGAAAGACTGGCAGAGTCGCAGTGAGGAAGAGATTGAAAAAGCGCTACGAAATGTGGACAAAGACGGCAGCGGGACCGTCTCCTTTCCGGAGTTCCTAGCATGGATGGACAGCTTCAAGgcatag